Within Sebaldella sp. S0638, the genomic segment TATAACATTAAGAAAAATCCTGCTCTTTAATTCTTTATGATAAGCCTTGCTTTTATAGTAATCCTTTTTTGATATTCTCTAGCTGGTTTTACTCACTCTCAAGCAGCGACTGCATATATGGCTCTATACCTTCAAGATATCTTTTAGCATTTTCTTCTCCAAAATAACAGCCGTAAAATAATGTTACTTTTCCATGTAATTTTTTCTTCATATTTTGATATTTTTTATTATTTACCTTGTACATTCCTTGCAGAGCGACTATTTTCCCCGCATTAGTCTTAGAATTCTTAATAACTTTTTCCAATAATTTTTCTGAGTCACTATCCTTAAGCAGTACACTCAAATATACATCATAAAAGTCATAGCCTAATCTGTCCGCATCCACTAATTTTTGGTATGCTTCCTCTATTGTTATATTGGAATTCAGAAGCTCCTCCCTGTGTCCATTCCAGATTTCCATATTAATCATCGAAAATCCAAACTGAAAAAATATAAACATTCCAGCTAAAATTAATAATTTTTTTTTCATTATTGCCTCCTCAAACAATTTTTTACATTATAACACATTTTTACAATTATAAAAAACAAGACTATTTTATATTTAGTCTTGTTTAAAATATTTAATTTTGATTACTCACTTCTCTTATTTTTTTCAAATAGCTTTATTCAAGCCTCGGCTTTTATAGTATTAATAAAATCCACTGTATTATTTAATGCCTGATCAGCTTCCGGTATTGATTCAAATCTTGTCTGAAATACATGCCACATACCTTCCCAAATTTCCAGCTTAACAGGTACATTCACATTTGATGCTTTCTCCTTTAAAGTCAGAGAATCACTTAATAAAAGCTCTTCACTGCCAACCTGTATAAATAAAGGCGGAAAACCGGAAAAATCTCCGTAAATCGGTGAAACCATAGGATTTTTAAAGTGTTTCTTATCACAATAATATTTTGATGTTAATTCCAAATCTTCTTTAAAAATTTTAGGATCTAAATGTTCATTATTGGTGACAGATACTCCGGATAAAGAAAAATCTAACATTGGAGAAAAAAGAAATGCTGCTTTTGGCAGTGAATATTTTTTTTGTTTTAGAAGTAAAATTAATGCTAATGCCAATGCACTGCCGGACGAGTCACTTCCCAATATTATTTTTTCAGCTTTTATTCCGCTTTTTAACAGCTGCAAATATATTTCCAAAGATTTATTAAGAGCCTCCGGATATGGATTTTCCGGCGCTAGTGGGTAATTATGTATGAATAATCTTAGCTTTGAACGATTTGCAATTTCCGAAACCAATTTTCTATGAGTTAATTTTGACCCCTGATTAAGACCGCCGCCGTGAAAATAAAAAATAACATATTCTGATTCAGTAAATTCCGGGATTATCCAGTCCGCTTTTATATCTCTTATTATGACTTCTTCAATTTTCACGTTTTCAGGTAATTTTACATTCCCAGCTGACTCTTCCCACTCTTCTCTTTGAATTTTTAAAGGTGTATTGATTACGTCTTCCAAATTTTTATTCTGAAATAATTTTTCTTTTGCTGTTACAGCCTCTTTACTGATCATTTTCCCCTCCTGTAATTTTCTATTTACACTATAGCATGATTTATCTTCATAAAATATTTCTGTATTACAACGGAAAATACACGCCTTCTTTTATTAACTCTACTCTCTTTTCCCAATCTTTTATTGTATTTTTATCTGTTATTTTTGTTTCTCTAAAATATTTTGATTCTTTATCTTCAGCAGTTATATAATCGTATACTATAAAACTTTTAGAATGAGCTCCGTTTATTTTTATCAGTCTGTCAATTTCCAAAAAGTAGACATTATCCTTGTCTTTATAATATAAACTTCCATTAATTCCTTTTATCGGCATGAAATATTCAACATCAACATTTTCTATTATTTTACTGCCCAAATATATATTATTCTTGTCTTTGGCAAGAGCTTGGTCTATTATCCGAAAAGTTTCCAAATCCACATTCTCCATTTTTGTTCCATTGCTCAGCACATAATTTTCTGTTATCTTATAATTTGAAAACGGCATCAAAAGTGAATATCCTGTATTTAATAATGTTAAAAATAATAATAATCTAATTAACTTCATACTCAAACTCCTTAATTTCCACATATAATAGCTATATATTGATTTTTATTTAAATCAAAACCTAAATTAATTCCATTTTTCACTAATCGTTTTATATTATATCATAAAAACCGGCTATTTAAACAATGCCGGTACTACTCTAAAATATAAAAACCTGTATTTTAATTATAATTTCTTTAAAATACAGGTCAGTTTCTTAATTTCAATTTTCTTTTCCTACTTTCTAATTCGGAGATATACTTTACTCCTTAATATAGTTTACCTCTTTTTTTCAAATAGTCAATAGGTGATACTATATTTTAAGATTTATAATCTTTTTTAATTTTTAAATTCATTCTTTCCTTTACCTGCCCAAATAATCTCTCAATCATACGGATAAATAAAAAGAAACCCTCATGAATGACAGGTTCCTTACTATTTACATGCAATCTTCATAAACTTTAGATTTATTATATGCATATATTAACATTTGTTCCTATATTTCTATAATAAATCTTTTCATGTATACATTATACTCATATTATCTTTGATAAAATATATAATTTCCTTTCGTTTTTATATACAAATAATTATATG encodes:
- a CDS encoding alpha/beta hydrolase fold domain-containing protein, whose amino-acid sequence is MISKEAVTAKEKLFQNKNLEDVINTPLKIQREEWEESAGNVKLPENVKIEEVIIRDIKADWIIPEFTESEYVIFYFHGGGLNQGSKLTHRKLVSEIANRSKLRLFIHNYPLAPENPYPEALNKSLEIYLQLLKSGIKAEKIILGSDSSGSALALALILLLKQKKYSLPKAAFLFSPMLDFSLSGVSVTNNEHLDPKIFKEDLELTSKYYCDKKHFKNPMVSPIYGDFSGFPPLFIQVGSEELLLSDSLTLKEKASNVNVPVKLEIWEGMWHVFQTRFESIPEADQALNNTVDFINTIKAEA
- a CDS encoding DKNYY domain-containing protein; the protein is MKLIRLLLFLTLLNTGYSLLMPFSNYKITENYVLSNGTKMENVDLETFRIIDQALAKDKNNIYLGSKIIENVDVEYFMPIKGINGSLYYKDKDNVYFLEIDRLIKINGAHSKSFIVYDYITAEDKESKYFRETKITDKNTIKDWEKRVELIKEGVYFPL